From the Helicobacter mustelae genome, the window TATGCCAGAGTTTTTTGAAGCCAAGTGGTGGCAGCACCATTCCTCCTAACACGAGCAAGGTGCCAGTGATCCGTGCAAAACCAGTTTTTATACTTAAAGATAGTATTCTCCAAACCTCATCTCCTGAAAGATATCCTAGGACTCCAATAGGAGAGGGTTCTTATGCCCATGTGTATAAATTCAAAGATACTTTTTATGGCAAGTGTTTTGCACAAAAAAGGGCAAAAAAGGATTTAAGCGAGGAAGAAAAACAAAGATTTCATAAAGAATATGAAATTATGAAAGAACTAAAAAGCCCATTTATCTTGGAAGTTTTTTGCTTTGATGAGGAAGATCAAAGCTATATTATGGAATATATTGGAAGCACATTGAAAAGCTATATAGATAAGAACAATAACAAAATTTCAGATGAAAAAAGAATTGTCCTTGGACGACAGATTCTAAAGGGGTTTGCATATACATTAAAGAAGGGAATATTTCACCGAGATATTGCACCGACAAATATTTTGGTAAAGGAATACGAAGATACTTTGATGATAAAAATATCTGATTTTGGCTTGGTCAAGCTTCCTGGAGGTCTCAATACAAAATCTGATACGGAAATAAAGGGAAGTTTCAATGATCTCTCTGATCTTTCTAGGTTTGGCTTTAAAAAATACGAAATGCATCACGAACTGTATGCCATAGCAAAAGTTTTGTATTTTGTCGCAACGGGGAAAACTGTGCCAGATCCTCACCTAAAATGCAAGTTTCTTGAAAAAGGCACAAATCCAAATACCCAAGAAAGATATCAAGACATCAAAGATTTGGAAAAAGATTTTTTGGATTTTATGAAAAACAAGAGGGAATGAAGGCTTTATTCTGCTTGTTTGATCTGCCCATATCAGATTATTGAAGGGAGAGAGTAATGGATAGAAAAAAATGGTTTTTGTCGGAAAAAACTAGCAATCTAGCAAGATGCAATGTTTGCAAAGTTTATTCTTATGATAAGAAAGGGGTTATGATTTGCGGTGAGATGATAGAGGGGGAGGGTTTATTGGAGTTAAATTTTGATAGTCAAGATTTGGAGATTGAAAAATTTGTTTTTGAAAAGATTTATATTGTTGAATTACAAGTTGATGATATTTTAAAAGTTTGTATTGATATTGATAAAAGTTTAGAGGAATTTCCGGATAAAATAAAAACAACGAAATTTACCAAAAAACTTAAATCTGTAATAGAACCATGTGAAGAAATTTCAAAAAAGTTATTACCTTCTTTAACTAAGTTGCAAAATTTAGAAAAACAAATGGGATTGGGAAAAGAACTCCTAGATATGTCAAATCGCCTGGATAATCTAAGCGCTAATTACAAGAAGTATCTTCAGCCTCAAAAAAAATTACCTTATCTATTTTGCTTTGAAAAATGTATACTAGAAAATATTGATTTTTCCGACGAAATTGCACACAAACTTGAATTTAAGGGTAATACTTTTTTGGGGCATTGCAAAATATTCAATAAAACATTCTTGGAAAAAGTTATATTTTTGGACAATATATTTGAGCAACTTTTTTTGATTGATAAGAGCAGTTTTAAAAAAGACCTATCTTTCAAAGCTTGCAAGATCACAAAGGATCAAAGTTTAACTTTTTCATATTCTCATTTTGAGGGAGAGGTTTTTGTTCTTGGAAATCAACTTGAACAATTGAAAATAGAAAGTTCATCATTTGATAAAAATGTGTATTTTGGACTTGATTCTTCAATAAATCCAGAAGAGGGGTTTGGGTATTCAAAGTTCAATCAAAGCTTTATTTTAAAGCATGCTACTTTTGTAAAAAAAGCCTATTTTGAAAGATGTAATTTTCGATTTTGTGTAATTGATGG encodes:
- a CDS encoding protein kinase family protein, producing the protein MIRAKPVFILKDSILQTSSPERYPRTPIGEGSYAHVYKFKDTFYGKCFAQKRAKKDLSEEEKQRFHKEYEIMKELKSPFILEVFCFDEEDQSYIMEYIGSTLKSYIDKNNNKISDEKRIVLGRQILKGFAYTLKKGIFHRDIAPTNILVKEYEDTLMIKISDFGLVKLPGGLNTKSDTEIKGSFNDLSDLSRFGFKKYEMHHELYAIAKVLYFVATGKTVPDPHLKCKFLEKGTNPNTQERYQDIKDLEKDFLDFMKNKRE